The proteins below come from a single Fusobacterium nucleatum genomic window:
- a CDS encoding autotransporter, producing MKKVIWKITLLSCFISAFAYGAWNELGEGEKVEKTLDENGKVTTVKKLILGKNSNLKVTGKNTKGILVKGSYFQSKVNIGEGATLDIDIESSDKDSSGISFAEKRDFIIEKNGKLNVKNLFNGTINSGDILRQFHSSKEGKGILVRGVTVAKKFTTEGNTRIESSGAGIGFDKTTSNGQGEIEFKKGSKTFVKGGIAGVFARYNKVTFEEGSDTTLIGGAYGLMANKGIIKKGAKVTLMGNYGTGKFEVKEHDRLTFESGSELNILANDSALYGIRLVGKTKLIAKGYNVLRQIDTYADGEHSLNTVTFEKGSILDGNIDRSWNSQFLLEEGTKLFVPEKIQANLEIKGDLYVGPRSAYEGKQKTYKEAVEKSSDVDTVVGATAIFMGKQAQRARKGEIRYGKTYDDFSANEYYTLKYNENSYNYKSTLNLNNGKINLRLGNPDRLGRINDKIIFSKNTIIKGKGELVFHKRNSSQVTKNTVFNILEEEGLKDINGTQGYYLEKLPLKIPDVSFGKLVFTTKVKKLNGRYVVSLVFKGIEADNFLLAKGETKTLDKKKEGSLEDAILSAKEVTVEEKSTLNIKGDTNGLFAKNKVTVEEEANLNIETKKDNKIGLKLEENLETFGNINIKNAGTGILADSITSVLQFENGSKTIVNAKDIAVNAQKGTSEFKGGSNVELTSNKYALVAKKAVFEKGSTVKLNGEYGIGTLSETNSSDITFKSQSEVNINSSNSGIYNVNVGGSGKISIKAPNVLKQVRTVNQSLKFENGSILEGNIEKSWNANLILDKGSKMFVNNKIEANMDIKGDLFVGTRNSYEKEEGKRTIQTLSAISASSPSDKYYTVHYNKDSNGNKTKVNLDNANIHLRINGAQSENNDKMVFSKDTEIRGKGEITLHPQNVSKVKRNMSFTLLEEEGKDVGGNKVYDLEKLPLTLGKVEFGALKFGRKDKKLNGRYVVTLVATGELSEAAKNTLINSRDSYKYNQEELKSISDKIFEKHNLELKNNFWLLVSKENLKNKDGVTKLNQNSRYAGYDYTFNTGVSLGFFVGESTGKHKNIAQGIYLKKDLKPFYLGAIYKHTNSKDKKNDKKFYSNDFSFIAGYNKELGEKVFVDSNVKLTRGYTSSYDYIAENNLNTKNEKANYLNGEVNTKLGYKFKHGNAFLKAGLDKDLKGNQKVVWNENIDEKIKYDDFSKNIGLGMEYKLGNHSFNLELSKKYSKHYRKNTKITFGYSYKF from the coding sequence ATGAAAAAAGTAATTTGGAAGATAACTTTGTTATCTTGTTTTATTTCAGCTTTTGCATATGGGGCGTGGAATGAGTTAGGTGAAGGAGAAAAGGTCGAGAAAACTCTAGATGAAAATGGGAAAGTAACAACAGTTAAGAAATTAATATTAGGAAAAAATTCAAATTTAAAAGTAACAGGAAAAAATACTAAGGGAATTTTAGTAAAAGGGAGTTATTTTCAATCAAAGGTAAATATAGGTGAAGGAGCAACTCTTGATATAGATATAGAAAGCTCTGATAAAGATAGTTCAGGGATTTCATTTGCAGAAAAAAGAGATTTTATTATAGAAAAAAATGGAAAATTAAATGTTAAAAATCTTTTCAATGGTACTATCAATAGTGGAGATATATTAAGACAATTTCATAGCAGTAAAGAAGGTAAAGGTATTCTTGTCAGAGGGGTTACTGTTGCTAAAAAATTTACTACTGAAGGAAATACTAGAATAGAAAGTTCAGGAGCTGGTATTGGTTTTGATAAAACGACTTCTAATGGTCAAGGAGAAATTGAATTTAAGAAAGGTTCAAAAACTTTTGTAAAGGGTGGTATTGCTGGAGTATTTGCAAGATATAATAAAGTTACCTTTGAAGAAGGAAGTGATACTACATTAATAGGTGGAGCCTATGGACTAATGGCAAATAAAGGAATTATAAAAAAAGGTGCTAAAGTAACTTTAATGGGTAACTATGGAACTGGTAAATTTGAAGTAAAAGAACATGATCGTTTAACATTTGAATCAGGTTCTGAGTTAAATATACTTGCAAATGACTCAGCTTTATATGGTATTAGATTGGTAGGAAAAACAAAATTGATAGCAAAAGGCTATAATGTATTAAGACAAATTGATACTTATGCTGATGGAGAACATAGTTTAAATACAGTAACTTTTGAAAAAGGAAGTATTTTAGATGGAAATATTGATCGTTCTTGGAATTCACAATTTTTATTAGAAGAAGGAACAAAACTTTTTGTACCTGAGAAAATACAAGCTAATTTAGAAATTAAAGGGGATTTATATGTTGGACCTAGATCAGCTTATGAAGGAAAACAAAAAACATATAAAGAGGCTGTTGAAAAATCAAGTGATGTAGATACTGTTGTTGGAGCTACAGCAATATTTATGGGAAAACAAGCTCAAAGAGCTAGAAAAGGAGAAATTAGATATGGGAAAACATATGATGATTTTTCAGCCAATGAATATTACACACTAAAATATAATGAAAACAGCTATAATTATAAATCTACTTTAAATTTAAATAATGGAAAAATTAATTTAAGATTAGGTAATCCTGATAGACTTGGAAGAATTAATGACAAAATTATTTTTTCTAAGAACACAATTATTAAAGGAAAAGGAGAACTTGTATTCCATAAAAGAAATTCTTCACAAGTAACAAAGAATACAGTCTTTAATATACTAGAAGAAGAAGGACTAAAAGATATCAATGGAACACAGGGATACTATTTAGAAAAACTTCCTTTAAAGATTCCTGATGTATCATTTGGTAAACTTGTTTTTACTACAAAAGTAAAAAAACTTAATGGTAGATATGTAGTTTCTTTAGTTTTTAAAGGAATAGAAGCTGATAATTTCTTATTAGCAAAAGGTGAAACAAAAACTTTAGATAAAAAGAAAGAAGGCTCATTAGAAGATGCTATTTTAAGTGCTAAAGAAGTTACAGTTGAAGAAAAATCTACTTTAAATATTAAAGGTGATACTAATGGATTATTTGCTAAAAATAAAGTAACAGTAGAAGAAGAAGCAAATCTAAATATTGAAACTAAAAAAGATAATAAAATAGGACTTAAATTAGAAGAAAATTTAGAAACATTTGGTAATATAAATATAAAAAATGCTGGAACTGGAATATTAGCAGATAGTATAACATCAGTTTTACAATTTGAAAATGGTTCTAAAACTATTGTAAATGCAAAAGATATTGCAGTAAATGCACAAAAAGGAACTAGTGAATTTAAAGGTGGAAGTAATGTAGAATTAACATCTAATAAATATGCTTTAGTTGCTAAAAAAGCAGTTTTTGAAAAAGGTTCAACTGTAAAATTAAATGGAGAATATGGAATAGGAACATTATCAGAAACAAATAGCAGTGATATTACTTTTAAATCACAATCAGAAGTAAATATTAATTCTAGTAATTCAGGGATATATAATGTAAATGTTGGAGGAAGTGGAAAAATATCTATAAAAGCTCCTAATGTATTGAAACAAGTTAGAACAGTGAATCAATCTTTAAAATTTGAAAATGGAAGTATATTAGAAGGAAATATAGAAAAATCTTGGAATGCAAATCTAATTTTAGATAAAGGTTCAAAGATGTTTGTAAATAATAAAATAGAAGCAAATATGGATATAAAAGGAGATTTATTTGTAGGTACAAGAAATTCATATGAAAAAGAAGAAGGAAAAAGAACTATACAAACACTTTCTGCTATAAGTGCATCTTCACCTTCTGATAAATATTACACTGTACACTATAATAAAGATTCTAATGGTAATAAAACAAAAGTAAATTTAGATAATGCAAATATTCATTTAAGGATTAATGGTGCACAATCAGAAAATAATGATAAAATGGTTTTCTCAAAAGATACAGAAATTAGAGGAAAAGGTGAAATTACATTGCATCCACAAAATGTATCTAAGGTAAAGAGAAATATGTCATTCACTTTATTAGAAGAAGAAGGAAAAGATGTTGGAGGAAATAAAGTATATGATTTAGAAAAACTTCCTTTAACATTGGGAAAAGTAGAATTTGGAGCATTAAAATTTGGAAGAAAAGATAAGAAACTAAATGGAAGATATGTAGTTACATTAGTAGCTACAGGAGAATTATCAGAAGCTGCTAAAAATACTCTTATTAATTCAAGAGATAGTTATAAATATAATCAGGAAGAATTGAAATCCATCAGTGATAAAATTTTTGAAAAACATAATTTAGAATTAAAAAATAATTTTTGGTTATTAGTTTCAAAAGAAAATTTAAAAAATAAAGATGGTGTAACAAAATTAAATCAAAATAGTAGATACGCAGGTTATGATTATACATTTAATACAGGAGTATCTTTGGGATTTTTTGTTGGTGAATCAACAGGAAAACACAAAAATATAGCTCAAGGTATTTATCTAAAAAAAGATTTAAAACCATTTTATTTAGGTGCTATATATAAGCATACAAATAGTAAAGATAAAAAGAATGATAAAAAATTCTATTCAAATGATTTTTCATTTATAGCTGGTTATAATAAAGAACTTGGAGAAAAAGTATTTGTAGATAGTAATGTTAAATTAACTAGAGGTTACACTTCATCTTATGATTATATTGCTGAAAATAATTTAAATACTAAAAATGAAAAGGCTAATTATTTGAATGGAGAAGTAAATACAAAATTAGGATATAAATTTAAGCATGGAAATGCTTTCTTGAAGGCAGGATTGGATAAAGACTTAAAAGGAAATCAAAAAGTAGTGTGGAATGAAAATATTGATGAAAAGATAAAATATGATGATTTTAGTAAAAATATAGGTCTAGGAATGGAATATAAACTAGGAAATCATAGTTTTAATCTTGAACTTTCAAAAAAATACTCTAAACATTATAGAAAAAATACAAAAATAACATTTGGTTATTCTTATAAATTTTAA
- a CDS encoding DEAD/DEAH box helicase: MKDVKFYMLIEGEDNLYLALYDTEKNLISSYSNLNQSKINNYIENLENEKEFFISWEEEKKSDYLKLDKILLEYLLEEEKFVNSDFERIIEKEIENVSLLIRDNKEIEDRLDIYIEINDNLLTKRNIVENYIYSQGIFYKINIEKDTQFQLLDLFQKIDKYELESYATLIFKNYKNIDIKYEDYETIISDEKTAIPQIIIEKIAFDNSLYLKINSIISTMDYEFFIKNKIETVLTVNELEKKLEISKINLENLSSDMFEIVKVLTKLQKSIGLKSSYYIDNENFIILNEELAKEFVKKELLQLTNKYSIIGTDRLRKYNIKAVKPKISGRFSYNLDYFEGEVEVEIEGEKFSIQQLLNNYKKDEYIVLSDGTNALINREYIEKLQRIFKEEDGDKIKVSFFDMPIVQDMIDEKAFENDFMGNKDFFEGINKLSIENAEYPKLNATLRDYQKYGYKWLKYLTDNSLGACLADDMGLGKTLQAIALLSKVHEEKKKKSMVIMPKSLIYNWENEIKRFSPKLKVGIYYGINRDFSSLKKVDIILTTYGTIRNDIENLLEQKFDLLVLDESQNIKNINSQTTKAVLLLNAKKRVALSGTPIENNLLELYSLFRFLNPEMFGSVQEFTNDYIVPIQKYSDTSTIEELRKKIYPFLLRRVKKEVLADLPDKIEKLVYVDMNDEHRRFYEERRKYYYSLLEKNTSSQGNFDKFFVLQAINELRHIVSSPELESKKIISSKKEVLIENVIEAIENNHKVLVFVNYLSSIESICDSLKENKIKYLKMTGQTKDRQNLVDKFQNDSRYKVFVMTLKTGGVGLNLVSADTIFIYDPWWNTTVENQAIDRAYRLGQDKTVFAYKMIMRNTIEEKILKLQEIKNKLLDDLISEDNLSTKNLSKNDIEFILGS; encoded by the coding sequence ATGAAAGATGTAAAATTTTATATGCTAATAGAAGGTGAAGATAATCTTTATTTAGCTTTATATGATACTGAAAAAAATTTAATTAGTAGTTATTCTAATTTAAACCAAAGTAAAATAAATAATTATATAGAAAATTTAGAAAATGAAAAAGAATTTTTTATCAGTTGGGAAGAAGAAAAAAAGAGTGATTATTTAAAATTAGATAAAATTTTATTAGAATATCTTTTAGAAGAAGAAAAATTTGTAAATAGTGATTTTGAAAGAATAATAGAAAAAGAAATAGAAAATGTATCACTTTTGATAAGAGATAATAAAGAAATTGAAGATAGGCTAGATATTTACATAGAAATTAATGATAATCTTTTAACAAAAAGGAATATAGTTGAGAATTATATTTATTCACAAGGGATATTCTATAAGATAAATATAGAAAAAGATACACAATTTCAGTTGTTAGATTTATTTCAAAAAATAGATAAATATGAACTTGAAAGCTATGCCACTTTAATTTTTAAAAATTATAAGAACATAGATATAAAATATGAGGATTATGAAACCATTATAAGTGATGAGAAAACTGCAATTCCACAGATAATAATAGAAAAAATTGCTTTTGATAATAGCCTTTATTTAAAAATTAATTCCATTATATCTACAATGGACTATGAATTTTTTATAAAAAATAAAATAGAGACTGTACTCACAGTAAATGAATTAGAAAAAAAATTAGAAATTTCTAAAATAAATTTAGAAAATTTAAGTTCAGATATGTTTGAAATAGTTAAAGTTTTGACTAAATTGCAAAAAAGTATAGGTTTAAAATCTTCATACTATATAGATAATGAAAATTTTATCATTTTGAATGAAGAATTAGCCAAAGAATTTGTAAAAAAAGAGTTATTACAATTAACTAATAAATATAGTATCATTGGAACAGATAGATTAAGAAAATACAATATAAAGGCAGTTAAACCGAAGATAAGTGGAAGATTCAGTTATAATCTTGATTATTTTGAAGGAGAGGTAGAAGTTGAGATTGAAGGAGAAAAATTCTCTATTCAACAACTTTTAAATAACTATAAAAAAGATGAGTATATTGTTCTAAGTGATGGAACAAATGCTTTAATTAATAGAGAATATATAGAAAAATTACAAAGAATATTTAAAGAAGAAGATGGAGATAAAATAAAAGTTTCATTTTTTGATATGCCAATAGTTCAGGATATGATTGATGAAAAGGCTTTTGAAAATGATTTTATGGGAAATAAAGATTTCTTTGAAGGAATAAATAAACTTTCAATAGAGAATGCTGAATACCCAAAATTAAATGCAACATTAAGAGATTATCAAAAATATGGATATAAATGGCTTAAATATTTAACAGATAATAGTTTAGGAGCTTGTTTAGCAGATGATATGGGCTTAGGTAAGACCTTGCAAGCCATAGCACTACTTAGTAAAGTTCATGAAGAAAAAAAGAAAAAATCTATGGTAATAATGCCTAAAAGTTTGATATATAACTGGGAAAATGAAATTAAAAGATTTTCACCTAAATTAAAAGTCGGTATATATTATGGTATAAATAGAGATTTTTCTTCATTAAAAAAAGTTGATATAATTTTAACCACCTATGGAACTATACGAAATGATATTGAAAATCTTTTGGAACAAAAATTTGACTTGCTTGTTTTAGATGAATCACAGAATATTAAAAATATTAATTCACAGACAACAAAGGCAGTGTTACTTTTAAATGCTAAAAAAAGAGTTGCATTAAGTGGAACACCTATTGAAAATAACTTATTAGAGTTGTATTCATTATTTAGATTTTTAAATCCAGAAATGTTTGGTTCAGTACAGGAATTTACAAATGATTATATAGTTCCTATACAAAAATACTCTGATACTTCAACTATTGAGGAATTAAGAAAAAAAATATATCCTTTCTTATTGAGAAGAGTTAAAAAAGAAGTTTTGGCAGATTTGCCAGATAAGATAGAAAAATTGGTTTATGTGGATATGAATGATGAACATAGAAGATTCTATGAAGAAAGAAGAAAATATTATTATTCATTACTTGAAAAAAATACTTCAAGCCAAGGAAATTTTGATAAATTTTTTGTACTTCAAGCTATAAATGAGCTAAGACATATAGTGAGTTCTCCTGAGCTAGAAAGTAAAAAGATTATTTCAAGTAAAAAGGAAGTTTTAATTGAAAATGTGATAGAAGCCATTGAAAATAATCATAAAGTTTTAGTATTTGTAAATTATTTATCTTCAATAGAAAGTATCTGTGATTCATTGAAAGAAAATAAGATAAAATATTTAAAGATGACAGGGCAAACAAAAGATAGACAAAATTTAGTGGATAAATTTCAAAATGACAGTAGATATAAAGTGTTTGTAATGACGCTAAAAACAGGTGGTGTAGGTTTGAATTTAGTATCTGCTGATACTATATTTATCTATGACCCTTGGTGGAATACAACTGTTGAAAATCAAGCTATTGATAGAGCATATAGATTAGGACAAGATAAAACTGTTTTTGCTTATAAAATGATTATGAGAAATACTATAGAGGAAAAAATATTAAAATTGCAAGAAATTAAAAATAAATTATTAGATGACTTAATATCAGAAGATAATTTATCTACAAAGAATCTATCTAAAAATGATATTGAATTTATTTTAGGAAGTTAA
- the dnaE gene encoding DNA polymerase III subunit alpha yields the protein MENNFVHLNLHTEYSLSEGVNSIDSFLVKAKELGMTSLAVTDYANMFCAVEFYQKAKKMGIKPIIGLELPITNRDEQNIFSLTLLAKNYNGYENLVKLASELYKKNENRELKLNKEILKEHSQDLIALSSSMNGEIGKAILTNSSDEKVNKIIDEYIEIFSKENFYLEIQANELSETKIINDKFYDLAKFHDLELVATNNVYYVDRDGYELQDIIICIQSGLKVKEKNRKRAISKELYLKSKDEMKRFLGEKFEKAIENANYIASLCNIEISFGNLQFPYYEVPSEYSGMDEYLKTICHTNIKKLYKEDLTKDILDRLEYELSVIIKMGYSGYFIVVWDFISYAKRRGIPVGPGRGSAAGSLVAYCLGITMIDPIRYNLLFERFLNPERISMPDIDIDICRERRDELIDYVVHKYGRDRVAHIITFGRMKARAAIRDIGRVLDIDLKKIDKLAKLVSHSQTLEKTLKENVEVAKLYTTDIELQKVIDLAIRIENTVRHVSTHAAGILITKEDLDRTVPIYLDEKEGVIATQYQMKELEELGLLKIDFLGLKNLSNIQRTIDYIKKYKNIDVDLYKIPLDDKKVFQMLSLGDSTGVFQLESAGIRKIMKRLKPDKFEDIVALLALYRPGPLQSGMVDDFINRKNGKEKIEYPHKNLEIILKETYGVILYQEQVMKIASYMADYSLGEADLLRRAMGKKNFAIMRENREKFIERAVHNGYTIEKSEEIFELIDKFAGYGFNKSHSVAYAMISYWTAYFKVYYPAYYYAAVMTSEISETGDIAYYFNDAKEHGIRVYSPNINSPSAYFEIKNEGITYSLAAIKNFGLTMAKKIVEDVKLNGKYTTLEEFVFRNKKNGMNKRALEALILSGALDEIKGNRKEKFLSIDKVLDYSSKAPKTDEIQQMNLFGEAAKTIDKFNLAISEDFSLDEKLNKEKEFLGFYLSSHPLDRYKDIILAFRINKLSEIDLEEKQVIKTFGTITNLKKIITKKEEQMAMFNLICYDRTISCIAFPRVYERFITELIEKKTVYIEGKIQIDNYKGEKTNKLLVDKLVELDKIYEYPAKKLFILIEPEDSYRYSRLKDLINYNKGKTQVTFAIKNKDEKKLQTINKGVKLSKEFFEDLVELMGIDKIKFEM from the coding sequence ATGGAGAATAATTTTGTTCATTTGAATTTACATACTGAATATAGTTTATCAGAGGGTGTAAATAGTATAGATAGTTTTTTAGTCAAAGCAAAAGAATTGGGAATGACCTCATTGGCAGTAACAGATTATGCCAATATGTTTTGTGCTGTTGAGTTTTATCAAAAAGCAAAAAAAATGGGAATAAAGCCAATTATTGGTTTAGAATTACCTATTACTAATAGAGATGAGCAAAATATTTTTAGCTTAACTTTACTTGCTAAAAACTATAATGGATATGAAAATTTAGTTAAGTTAGCCTCTGAACTATATAAAAAAAATGAAAATAGAGAGTTAAAATTAAATAAGGAGATCTTAAAGGAACATAGCCAAGATTTAATTGCACTTTCATCTTCAATGAATGGAGAAATAGGAAAGGCTATTTTAACAAATTCATCAGATGAAAAAGTTAATAAAATAATTGATGAATATATTGAAATATTTTCAAAAGAAAATTTTTATTTAGAGATACAAGCCAATGAACTCTCTGAAACAAAAATAATAAATGATAAATTTTATGATTTAGCAAAATTTCATGACCTAGAATTAGTGGCAACAAATAATGTTTACTATGTTGATAGAGATGGTTATGAGTTACAGGATATTATAATCTGTATTCAGTCAGGTTTAAAGGTAAAGGAAAAAAATAGGAAAAGAGCTATTTCAAAGGAATTATATCTAAAATCTAAAGATGAAATGAAAAGATTTTTAGGAGAAAAATTTGAAAAAGCTATTGAAAATGCAAATTATATAGCAAGTTTATGTAATATTGAAATAAGTTTTGGTAATTTACAATTTCCATATTATGAAGTTCCAAGTGAATATTCTGGAATGGATGAATATTTAAAAACTATCTGCCATACTAATATTAAAAAATTATATAAAGAAGATTTAACTAAGGATATCTTAGACAGATTAGAATATGAATTGTCAGTTATTATAAAAATGGGATATTCTGGGTATTTTATAGTGGTTTGGGACTTTATATCTTATGCAAAAAGAAGAGGAATACCTGTTGGACCAGGTAGAGGTTCAGCAGCTGGAAGTTTAGTTGCCTATTGTCTAGGAATAACTATGATAGACCCTATAAGATATAATTTACTATTTGAAAGATTTCTAAATCCTGAAAGAATATCTATGCCAGATATTGATATAGATATCTGTCGTGAAAGACGGGATGAACTAATAGATTATGTTGTGCATAAATATGGTAGAGATAGAGTTGCACATATTATAACTTTTGGAAGAATGAAAGCCAGAGCTGCAATAAGAGATATTGGAAGAGTTTTAGATATAGATTTAAAGAAAATTGATAAACTTGCTAAGTTAGTTTCACATTCTCAAACCTTAGAAAAAACTTTAAAAGAAAATGTTGAAGTTGCAAAATTGTATACAACAGATATAGAATTACAAAAAGTTATAGACTTAGCAATAAGAATAGAAAATACAGTAAGACATGTGTCTACACATGCAGCAGGTATACTTATAACAAAAGAAGATTTAGATAGAACAGTTCCAATTTATTTAGATGAGAAAGAAGGAGTTATAGCAACTCAATATCAAATGAAAGAACTTGAAGAGTTGGGACTTTTAAAGATAGACTTCTTAGGACTAAAAAATTTATCAAATATCCAAAGAACAATAGATTATATTAAAAAATATAAAAATATAGATGTTGATTTATATAAAATTCCACTTGATGATAAAAAAGTTTTTCAAATGTTATCTTTGGGAGATTCAACAGGAGTTTTCCAGCTTGAATCAGCAGGAATTAGAAAGATAATGAAAAGATTAAAGCCTGATAAGTTTGAGGATATAGTAGCCTTATTAGCACTATATAGACCCGGACCTTTGCAATCAGGTATGGTTGATGACTTTATAAATCGTAAGAATGGAAAAGAAAAAATTGAATATCCACATAAAAATTTAGAGATAATATTAAAAGAAACTTATGGTGTAATTTTATATCAAGAGCAGGTTATGAAAATAGCAAGTTATATGGCAGATTATAGTCTTGGTGAGGCAGATTTATTAAGACGGGCTATGGGGAAGAAAAACTTTGCTATTATGAGAGAAAATAGAGAAAAATTTATTGAAAGAGCAGTACATAATGGCTATACAATTGAAAAATCAGAAGAAATATTTGAATTGATAGATAAATTTGCAGGCTATGGTTTCAATAAATCTCACTCTGTTGCCTATGCTATGATTTCATATTGGACTGCATATTTTAAGGTATATTATCCAGCTTATTATTATGCAGCAGTTATGACTTCTGAAATTTCTGAAACAGGAGATATTGCTTATTATTTTAATGATGCAAAAGAACACGGAATAAGAGTTTATTCTCCAAATATAAATTCTCCTAGTGCATATTTTGAGATTAAAAATGAAGGAATAACATATTCTCTTGCAGCAATTAAAAATTTTGGTTTAACTATGGCTAAAAAAATTGTTGAAGATGTAAAGTTAAATGGTAAGTATACGACACTTGAAGAATTTGTTTTTAGAAATAAGAAAAATGGAATGAATAAAAGAGCCTTAGAAGCTTTAATTTTATCTGGTGCATTAGATGAAATTAAAGGAAATAGAAAAGAAAAATTTTTATCAATAGATAAGGTACTAGATTATAGCTCAAAAGCACCAAAGACAGATGAAATTCAACAGATGAATCTTTTTGGGGAAGCTGCTAAAACAATAGATAAATTTAATTTGGCTATAAGTGAAGATTTTAGCTTAGATGAAAAATTAAATAAAGAAAAAGAATTTTTAGGTTTCTATTTAAGTTCGCATCCATTGGATAGATACAAGGATATTATTTTAGCATTTAGAATTAATAAACTTTCTGAAATTGATTTAGAAGAAAAACAGGTCATAAAAACTTTTGGAACTATCACAAATTTAAAGAAAATTATAACTAAAAAAGAAGAACAGATGGCAATGTTTAATCTTATTTGTTATGATAGAACCATATCTTGTATAGCTTTTCCTAGGGTATATGAAAGGTTTATAACTGAACTTATAGAAAAGAAAACTGTCTATATTGAAGGAAAAATTCAAATAGATAATTATAAGGGAGAGAAGACAAATAAACTGTTGGTGGATAAACTAGTGGAATTAGATAAAATTTATGAATATCCAGCAAAAAAATTATTTATCTTAATAGAGCCAGAAGATAGTTATAGATATAGTAGACTTAAAGATTTAATTAATTATAATAAAGGAAAAACACAAGTTACATTTGCTATAAAGAATAAAGATGAAAAAAAACTTCAAACAATAAATAAGGGAGTAAAATTAAGTAAGGAATTTTTTGAAGATTTAGTTGAGCTTATGGGTATAGACAAAATAAAATTTGAGATGTGA
- a CDS encoding GNAT family N-acetyltransferase — MNIKEFKGNKKEFLLLLLLADEKEEMIDKYIEKGIMYLLDDNGIKGECVVTDECDGILEIKNIAIEPDCQRKGYGKALIDFIVKKYRGQYSILQVGTGDSPMIISFYEKCGFVRSHSIKNFFIDNYDKPIFDCSVQLVDMVYLQKKL; from the coding sequence GTGAATATTAAGGAGTTTAAGGGAAATAAAAAAGAATTTCTTTTATTGCTTTTACTTGCAGATGAAAAAGAAGAAATGATAGATAAATATATTGAAAAAGGAATAATGTATTTACTGGATGATAATGGAATTAAAGGTGAATGTGTTGTAACAGATGAATGTGATGGTATACTTGAAATTAAAAATATTGCTATTGAGCCTGATTGTCAAAGAAAGGGTTATGGAAAGGCTTTGATTGATTTTATTGTCAAGAAATATAGAGGGCAGTATTCTATTTTACAAGTTGGAACAGGAGATAGTCCAATGATAATTTCTTTCTATGAAAAATGTGGTTTTGTTCGTTCGCATAGTATTAAAAATTTCTTTATAGATAATTATGATAAGCCAATATTTGACTGTAGTGTTCAATTAGTTGATATGGTTTATTTACAGAAAAAATTATAA
- a CDS encoding DNA adenine methylase: MKKFSLFEKDRIECKPFIKWVGGKGQLLSEINKLYPVELGKNINKYAEIFVGGGAVLFDILSKYKLDEVYISDKNLELINTYKSIRDDVGILIKLLKEMEEQYIPLDNENRKDYYYKKREEYNSLKINSEVNNIEKAVLFIFLNKTCFNGLYRVNKKGAKIVISNSDPKNNNIDDNFFDKLYKNYNINRVKATRMLNSNASLRRVINELLITNYK, translated from the coding sequence ATGAAAAAATTTTCTTTATTTGAAAAAGATAGAATAGAATGTAAACCCTTTATAAAATGGGTTGGTGGGAAAGGACAGCTTTTATCTGAAATAAACAAACTATATCCTGTTGAGTTAGGAAAAAATATAAATAAATATGCAGAAATTTTTGTTGGTGGAGGAGCAGTTCTATTTGATATTTTGAGTAAATATAAATTAGATGAAGTATATATTAGTGATAAAAATTTAGAACTTATTAATACTTATAAAAGCATTAGAGATGATGTGGGTATTTTAATAAAATTATTAAAAGAAATGGAAGAACAATATATTCCTTTGGATAATGAAAATAGAAAAGATTATTATTATAAAAAAAGAGAAGAATACAATAGTTTAAAGATTAATAGTGAAGTAAATAATATAGAAAAAGCAGTATTATTTATTTTTTTGAATAAAACCTGTTTTAATGGATTGTATAGAGTGAATAAAAAGGGTGCTAAAATAGTTATTAGCAACTCTGATCCTAAAAATAATAATATAGATGACAATTTTTTTGATAAATTGTATAAAAACTACAATATCAATAGAGTTAAAGCAACAAGAATGTTAAATTCAAATGCTAGTCTAAGGAGAGTAATTAATGAATTATTAATAACAAACTATAAATAA